The Porites lutea chromosome 11, jaPorLute2.1, whole genome shotgun sequence genome includes a region encoding these proteins:
- the LOC140952092 gene encoding uncharacterized protein — MYLVQAPLSTTSTPREVVVDPTPAMAPAAEGNLKILNILETNSEVMCCRFNPEGSLLAVGLANGVTKIYAPDTGHCVYSLSDQDTLNSHLPVTCLRWKSRADTDSYGNILLATYADGKIKLWHISTSSCLRTMTEPSKQILACAFSPSGDRFVTAGSDTKLNVYDEKTNQIIHTLQPSSSHLVMDGHMSRVFSVQFTPGQDHEFLSGGWDDTVQFWDTRVDTKHSVRKIFGPHICGDALDIQSVSVSGSSQQILTGSWRKDNTLQIWDYGSGKLIKNVPSDYNGSMLYCAQWQGPDNIIAGGSDNNMMRCVDQSTLQTTGRLVDLPRAVYTVDYDRHSLNPVIAAGTSNFVYLVKRT, encoded by the exons ATGTACTTGGTTCAAGCACCGCTGTCGACAACTTCAACACCTCGCGAAGTTGTGGTCGATCCTACTCCAGCCATGGCTCCCGCTGCAGAGGGCAATCTCAAGATCTTGAACATTTT AGAGACTAATTCCGAGGTGATGTGCTGTCGATTCAACCCCGAAGGCAGTTTGCTTGCTGTTGGCTTGGCGAACGGCGTTACTAAG ATTTATGCTCCTGATACTGGTCATTGCGTCTACAGCCTTTCCGATCAAGATACACTTAACAGTCATCTCCCAGTCACTTGTCTTCGCTGGAAGTCGAGAGCAGATACAGATAGTTACGGAAATATTTTGCTAGCAACCT ATGCTGATGGTAAAATCAAACTATGGCATATATCAACGAGTTCTTGTTTGAGAACAATGACAGAACCTTCCAAACAAATCCTAGCCTGTGCATTCAGTCCATCTGGAGACAGATTTGTTACTGCTGGGTCAGACACAAAGTTAAATGTGTATGATGAAAAAACCAATCAAATTATCCACACCCTTCAACCAAG CTCATCACACTTAGTGATGGATGGTCACATGAGCCGTGTATTCAGTGTGCAGTTCACCCCAGGACAGGATCATGAATTCCTATCAGGAGGCTGGGATGATACAGTTCAG TTTTGGGACACAAGAGTTGATACCAAGCACAGTGTGAG AAAGATCTTTGGACCTCACATCTGTGGAGATGCACTTGACATCCAGTCAGTAAGTGTGTCTGGTTCCAGTCAGCAAATCCTTACAGGTTCATGGAGAAAAGACAACACTCTTCAAATCTGGGACTATGGTTCGGGCAAGCTCATAAAGAACGTGCCATCTGATTACAATGGCAGTATG CTCTACTGTGCTCAGTGGCAAGGTCCAGATAACATTATTGCAGGTGGTAGCGACAACAACATGATGAGATGTGTTGATCAAAGCACACTTCAG ACAACTGGACGCCTGGTTGATTTGCCACGTGCTGTGTATACTGTTGATTATGACAGGCATTCTCTCAACCCAGTCATAGCAGCCGGAACTTCCAACTTTGTTTATCTTGTGAAGAGGACTTGA